A window of the Herpetosiphonaceae bacterium genome harbors these coding sequences:
- the rpsH gene encoding 30S ribosomal protein S8, translated as MSFNDPIADMLTRIRNACMQRHATVTMPKSKLKVAIAEILKQEGFIRDFTVQPMDGKAFENIVITLKYSADREPVITGLKRVSRPGLRIYSKHADIPRVRGGMGLTILSTPKGVMSGYEAWRQNVGGEVLAYVW; from the coding sequence GTGAGTTTTAATGATCCAATTGCCGATATGCTGACACGCATCCGCAACGCATGCATGCAGCGCCATGCTACCGTGACGATGCCGAAGTCGAAGCTGAAGGTTGCTATCGCCGAAATCCTGAAGCAGGAAGGCTTTATCAGGGATTTTACGGTACAGCCAATGGACGGCAAAGCGTTTGAAAATATTGTGATCACGCTGAAGTACAGCGCCGATCGGGAGCCAGTGATTACCGGGCTGAAGCGCGTAAGCCGCCCAGGTCTGCGGATCTACTCGAAGCACGCTGATATTCCCCGCGTGCGTGGCGGAATGGGTCTTACCATTCTGTCGACGCCCAAGGGTGTGATGAGCGGCTACGAGGCATGGCGACAGAACGTTGGCGGTGAAGTTCTGGCGTACGTCTGGTAA
- the rplX gene encoding 50S ribosomal protein L24: MHVKTGDEVLVISGKNKGRRGKITRSIPSKDRVVVENVNMVKKHMKPRGPRQRGGIIEVEAPLHVSNVMLVCPSCGKAARTGYRILEGEGKVSRRKVRYCKACDAAIDQPKNA; encoded by the coding sequence ATGCACGTCAAGACTGGTGACGAAGTCTTGGTTATCTCTGGGAAGAATAAGGGCCGCCGTGGCAAAATCACGCGGTCGATCCCCAGCAAAGACCGGGTTGTCGTCGAAAATGTAAACATGGTCAAGAAGCACATGAAGCCGCGTGGTCCGCGCCAGCGGGGCGGCATCATCGAAGTCGAAGCGCCGCTGCATGTTTCCAATGTGATGCTGGTCTGCCCGAGCTGCGGCAAGGCAGCGCGCACCGGGTATCGCATCCTGGAGGGCGAGGGCAAAGTCAGCCGCCGCAAGGTGCGCTACTGCAAGGCGTGCGACGCAGCTATTGATCAGCCGAAGAATGCTTAG
- the rplE gene encoding 50S ribosomal protein L5 has translation MAVRMREKYQREAVPALMKEFNFQNIMEVPRIEKVVLNIGMGEALQNAKSMDAAVGDLTAIAGQKPVITRARKSIANFKLRQGQAIGAMVTLRGDRMYEFLDRLISIALPRIRDFRGVSRRSFDGRGNYSIGLREQIVFPEIDYDRVDKLRGLEVAIVTSARNDNEGYALLKQMGMPFRD, from the coding sequence ATGGCTGTACGAATGAGGGAAAAGTATCAGCGGGAAGCCGTACCTGCGCTGATGAAAGAGTTCAACTTCCAGAATATTATGGAAGTGCCGCGTATCGAGAAGGTCGTGCTGAACATCGGCATGGGCGAGGCGTTGCAGAACGCCAAGTCGATGGATGCCGCTGTCGGCGACCTGACCGCGATTGCCGGGCAGAAGCCGGTGATCACCCGCGCGCGCAAGTCGATTGCGAACTTCAAGCTGCGCCAGGGCCAGGCGATCGGCGCAATGGTGACGCTGCGCGGCGATCGGATGTACGAGTTCCTGGATCGGCTGATCTCGATCGCGCTGCCGCGTATCCGCGACTTCCGTGGCGTGAGCCGCCGGTCGTTCGATGGCCGTGGGAACTACAGCATCGGCCTGCGCGAGCAGATCGTGTTTCCCGAAATTGACTACGACAGGGTTGACAAGCTACGTGGCCTGGAAGTCGCGATCGTGACTTCTGCGAGAAACGATAACGAAGGCTATGCTCTGCTGAAGCAAATGGGTATGCCGTTCCGTGACTAA
- the rplB gene encoding 50S ribosomal protein L2, with protein MGIKRYKPTSAGRRGMSVSTFEEITKFEPEKSLLEPKKRTGGRNNQGRITARHRGGGAYHHYRIIDFKRNKPGVPATVVGIEYDPNRSARIALLEYSDGEKRYILAPLGLNVGDTVMSGPTAEVRVGNALPLRNIPVGSQIHNIELQIGKGGQIVRSAGTVAQLMAKEGNYATLRLPSGEMRMVHLNCMATLGQVGNLDHQNIVIGKAGRNRWRGIRPHVRGSAMNPIDHPHGGGEGRAPRGMPPKTKWGKPAYGVKTRNNKQTDKYIVRRRNEK; from the coding sequence ATGGGCATCAAGCGATATAAGCCAACTTCGGCTGGCCGACGTGGCATGAGCGTCTCGACCTTCGAGGAGATCACGAAGTTTGAGCCGGAAAAGTCGCTGCTGGAGCCGAAGAAGCGCACAGGTGGCCGCAACAACCAGGGCCGCATCACGGCGCGGCACCGTGGCGGCGGTGCGTATCACCACTATCGGATCATCGACTTCAAGCGCAACAAGCCTGGCGTTCCGGCCACGGTCGTCGGCATCGAGTACGATCCGAACCGCTCGGCACGCATCGCGCTGCTGGAGTACAGCGACGGCGAGAAGCGCTACATCCTCGCGCCGCTCGGCCTGAACGTCGGCGATACCGTTATGTCGGGGCCGACGGCGGAGGTGCGCGTGGGCAATGCGCTGCCGCTGCGCAATATTCCGGTCGGCTCGCAGATTCACAACATCGAGCTGCAAATCGGCAAGGGCGGCCAGATCGTCCGCTCGGCGGGCACCGTCGCGCAGTTGATGGCGAAGGAAGGCAACTATGCCACGCTGCGTCTGCCTTCGGGCGAGATGCGGATGGTCCATCTCAACTGCATGGCAACGCTCGGCCAGGTGGGCAACCTCGACCACCAGAATATCGTGATCGGCAAGGCGGGGCGCAACCGCTGGCGGGGCATTCGTCCGCACGTTCGCGGCTCGGCGATGAACCCGATCGATCACCCGCATGGAGGTGGCGAGGGTCGCGCGCCGCGTGGCATGCCGCCCAAGACCAAGTGGGGCAAGCCCGCGTACGGCGTGAAGACCCGCAACAACAAGCAGACCGATAAGTATATCGTTCGGCGACGGAACGAGAAGTAA
- the rpsE gene encoding 30S ribosomal protein S5, producing the protein MANSRINAEDLELEERVVQINRVAKVVKGGRRFNLSTLVVVGDGRGNVGVGMGKAAEVPEAIRKGVEAAKKNMIRVELEEHTIPHEVRSEFKTAQVVLFPAAPGTGVIAGGGVRAVLEAAGVKDVLTKSLGSSNKVNVVKATFEALRQLRSLEQEARRRDLTTEELRRRMGRARRSE; encoded by the coding sequence GTGGCGAACTCACGAATTAACGCCGAAGACCTGGAGCTTGAGGAGCGTGTCGTCCAGATCAACCGCGTTGCGAAAGTGGTTAAGGGTGGACGCCGCTTCAACCTGAGCACACTCGTGGTAGTTGGTGACGGTAGAGGCAACGTTGGGGTTGGCATGGGTAAGGCGGCTGAGGTGCCCGAAGCGATTCGCAAGGGCGTCGAGGCGGCCAAGAAAAACATGATCCGTGTGGAGCTGGAAGAGCACACCATTCCCCACGAAGTAAGAAGTGAATTTAAGACGGCGCAGGTTGTGCTGTTCCCTGCCGCGCCTGGCACCGGCGTTATCGCGGGCGGTGGCGTGCGCGCGGTGTTGGAGGCGGCAGGCGTCAAAGATGTGTTGACGAAATCGCTTGGTTCCAGCAACAAAGTAAATGTTGTGAAGGCGACGTTTGAGGCGCTCCGACAACTGCGCTCGCTTGAGCAAGAAGCGCGACGCCGCGACCTGACGACGGAAGAATTGCGGCGGCGAATGGGCCGGGCGCGCCGTAGCGAATAA
- the rplD gene encoding 50S ribosomal protein L4 has translation MQATLYNQTGAQIGTIELDDYIFGIEPNVPVMHQMMVFQRANARQGTHSTRTRGEVRGSTRKLYRQKGTGRARQGAIRAPHHSGGGVVFGPKPRDYTKRMPRKMRRLAVRSALSAKQAAGEIRIIDALALETIRTKAVVEMLNAFEMGKSKTLIVLPEKNEAIARSANNLPNVKTLNAMYLNVIDLLKYDYVLMPQGALEKISAWLGNSPVAQDEEAE, from the coding sequence ATGCAAGCAACACTGTATAACCAGACCGGCGCACAGATCGGAACCATCGAGCTCGATGATTATATTTTCGGTATCGAACCGAATGTGCCGGTTATGCACCAGATGATGGTGTTCCAGCGGGCGAATGCTCGCCAGGGCACGCACAGCACGCGCACGCGCGGTGAGGTGCGCGGCTCAACCCGAAAGCTCTATCGGCAGAAGGGCACCGGACGGGCGCGTCAGGGCGCGATTCGCGCGCCGCATCACTCCGGTGGTGGCGTGGTGTTCGGCCCGAAGCCCCGCGATTACACCAAGCGCATGCCGCGCAAGATGCGGCGGCTGGCGGTGCGCTCAGCGCTCTCGGCCAAGCAGGCGGCGGGCGAGATCCGCATTATCGACGCGCTGGCGCTGGAGACGATCCGCACCAAGGCGGTGGTCGAGATGCTGAATGCGTTCGAGATGGGCAAGAGCAAGACGCTGATCGTGCTGCCTGAGAAGAACGAGGCGATCGCGCGATCGGCGAATAACCTGCCGAACGTCAAGACGCTCAACGCGATGTATCTGAACGTGATCGACCTGCTTAAGTACGACTATGTGCTCATGCCGCAGGGCGCGCTTGAGAAGATCAGCGCCTGGCTGGGCAACAGCCCTGTGGCGCAGGATGAGGAGGCCGAATAA
- the rpmD gene encoding 50S ribosomal protein L30, whose translation MAQLKITYKKSTIGYAEDQKATVRSLGLRKLNQSVIHEDTPVIRGMVFKVRHLVTVEEINDASRVYDVPATGSER comes from the coding sequence ATGGCACAGCTTAAAATTACCTACAAGAAAAGCACCATTGGCTATGCGGAGGACCAGAAGGCGACCGTTCGGTCGTTGGGGCTGCGCAAGCTGAATCAGAGTGTGATCCACGAAGACACGCCGGTGATTCGCGGTATGGTCTTCAAGGTGCGGCATCTGGTGACTGTAGAAGAAATCAACGATGCGTCGCGCGTCTACGACGTGCCAGCAACAGGAAGCGAGCGATAA
- the rpsS gene encoding 30S ribosomal protein S19, whose product MSRSSKKGPYVDLRLLGRVEMLNRSNDKRVLKTWSRDSTIFPQMVGHTIAVHDGRRHVPVFISENMVGHKLGEFAPTRFFRGHGGKKADKRGKMK is encoded by the coding sequence ATGTCTCGCTCATCCAAAAAGGGACCGTATGTTGATCTGCGCTTGCTGGGGCGCGTCGAGATGTTGAATCGCTCGAACGACAAGCGCGTGCTCAAGACCTGGTCCCGCGATTCGACCATCTTCCCGCAGATGGTTGGTCACACGATCGCTGTGCACGATGGTCGTCGCCACGTTCCGGTGTTCATCTCCGAGAACATGGTTGGGCATAAACTTGGTGAGTTCGCGCCCACCCGTTTTTTCCGCGGCCACGGCGGTAAGAAGGCCGACAAGCGCGGCAAGATGAAGTAG
- a CDS encoding adenylate kinase, which produces MNVILVGPPGAGKGTQAAVLEEKTQLKHIASGELFRQHMRDETEMGLLARSYVDRGELVPDDVVIGMILDRVFQEDCRQGVIFDGFPRTKEQADALAKALEEHDQTIDAVIFLNAPRDVLLKRIVGRQTCRSCQTPYNIYYSPPREEGVCDLCDGDLYTRSDDNMETARHRLDVYFQQTMPLIDHYRSMGLLHEVDGLGDIHDVTMRLVHELGIKNGQEH; this is translated from the coding sequence ATGAACGTGATTCTCGTCGGCCCGCCCGGTGCAGGCAAAGGTACCCAAGCGGCGGTACTGGAAGAAAAAACACAGTTGAAACATATCGCCAGCGGTGAGCTGTTTCGCCAGCACATGCGCGATGAGACGGAGATGGGCCTGCTGGCGCGATCCTATGTCGATCGCGGCGAACTCGTGCCGGACGATGTGGTGATCGGCATGATCCTGGACCGCGTGTTTCAGGAGGATTGCCGCCAGGGCGTGATCTTTGACGGCTTTCCACGGACCAAAGAGCAGGCCGACGCGCTGGCGAAGGCGCTCGAAGAGCACGACCAGACGATCGACGCGGTGATCTTTCTGAACGCGCCGCGCGATGTGCTGTTGAAGCGGATCGTCGGGCGGCAGACCTGCCGCAGCTGCCAAACGCCGTACAATATCTACTACTCTCCGCCAAGGGAAGAGGGCGTCTGCGATCTCTGCGACGGCGATCTGTACACCCGCTCCGACGATAACATGGAAACCGCCCGCCACCGGCTGGATGTGTATTTTCAGCAGACAATGCCGCTGATCGATCACTATCGCTCGATGGGTCTGCTGCATGAAGTGGATGGCCTGGGCGATATTCACGATGTCACCATGCGGCTGGTGCATGAGCTGGGTATTAAGAACGGGCAGGAGCACTAG
- the rpsQ gene encoding 30S ribosomal protein S17: MAQGQTGERAVNRKEKVGRVVSNKMDKTVVVAVDYLRPHPIYRKTVRKTHKFYAHDEENRCQIGDTVRIEESRPLSKLKRWRVVEIIGNKDQPIAIKDAEAELASDDNQIAE; this comes from the coding sequence ATGGCTCAGGGACAGACAGGCGAGCGGGCCGTCAACCGCAAAGAGAAGGTTGGGCGGGTCGTCTCGAACAAGATGGATAAAACCGTAGTGGTCGCCGTAGACTACCTGCGCCCGCACCCGATCTATCGCAAGACGGTGCGCAAGACGCACAAGTTCTACGCCCACGACGAAGAGAATCGCTGCCAGATCGGCGACACGGTGCGGATCGAAGAAAGCCGCCCGCTGAGCAAGCTGAAGCGCTGGCGCGTGGTCGAGATCATCGGTAACAAAGATCAGCCAATCGCGATCAAGGACGCCGAGGCTGAGCTTGCGTCCGATGACAATCAGATCGCTGAGTAA
- the rplV gene encoding 50S ribosomal protein L22, whose amino-acid sequence MQAKAMLRGFRMSPQKVRLVADVVRGKRVDQALAILRNMPHKAAHEIYRTVASAAANAENNFHMDREDLVIKTIMIDEGPAIKRMHVRARGRANIIRKRSSHITVVVDDGQEY is encoded by the coding sequence ATGCAAGCTAAAGCTATGCTACGCGGCTTCCGTATGTCGCCGCAGAAGGTACGTCTTGTGGCCGATGTGGTGCGCGGAAAGCGTGTAGATCAAGCCCTCGCGATTTTGCGCAACATGCCCCACAAGGCCGCGCACGAGATTTATCGCACCGTCGCGTCGGCTGCGGCCAACGCCGAAAATAACTTCCACATGGACCGTGAGGATCTGGTGATCAAGACGATCATGATCGATGAAGGACCGGCGATCAAGCGGATGCATGTGCGTGCGCGAGGTCGTGCGAATATCATTCGCAAACGATCGAGCCATATTACCGTGGTCGTGGACGACGGTCAGGAGTATTAA
- the rpmC gene encoding 50S ribosomal protein L29, translating to MKVNEIRQLDSGRLQERLREIDQELFNLRFQKETGRLTNTARFGQLKQEYARIKTILRERELAQAEGGR from the coding sequence ATGAAGGTGAATGAGATTCGTCAGCTCGATAGCGGGCGGCTACAAGAGCGCTTGCGTGAGATCGATCAGGAATTGTTCAACCTTCGCTTCCAGAAGGAGACGGGCCGCCTGACGAATACCGCGCGCTTCGGGCAACTCAAGCAAGAATATGCCCGCATCAAGACCATCCTGCGCGAGCGCGAGCTGGCACAGGCTGAAGGCGGGAGGTAA
- the rplF gene encoding 50S ribosomal protein L6: MSRIGKKPISVPKGVTVDVANNNFVTVKGPKGTLSQQMPPEIKINQEDGTINVTRPSEEKRHKALHGLTRSLLNNMVVGVSTGFQKVLEINGVGYRATKTGKNLTMSLGFSHPVIVEAPDGIDLNVGERNTVIVSGADKQLVGEVAANIRGLRPPEPYKGKGIKYSTETIRRKAGKAGKTGKGGKK, translated from the coding sequence ATGTCGCGCATTGGCAAGAAGCCGATCTCTGTGCCGAAAGGCGTAACAGTAGATGTCGCGAACAATAATTTCGTGACGGTGAAAGGCCCGAAGGGCACGCTGAGCCAGCAGATGCCGCCTGAGATTAAGATCAATCAGGAGGACGGCACGATCAACGTGACGCGCCCAAGCGAGGAGAAGCGCCACAAAGCGCTGCACGGCCTGACCCGCTCGCTGCTGAACAATATGGTGGTGGGCGTCAGCACCGGCTTCCAGAAAGTGCTGGAGATCAACGGTGTTGGCTACCGCGCCACCAAGACCGGCAAGAATCTGACGATGTCGCTGGGCTTTTCGCATCCGGTGATTGTCGAAGCGCCCGATGGCATCGATCTGAACGTTGGCGAGCGTAACACCGTCATCGTCTCAGGTGCCGATAAGCAGCTTGTCGGCGAGGTTGCCGCCAACATTCGCGGTCTGCGTCCGCCGGAGCCCTACAAGGGCAAGGGCATCAAGTACTCGACCGAGACGATCCGCCGCAAAGCTGGCAAGGCTGGCAAGACCGGTAAGGGCGGCAAGAAGTAA
- the rplO gene encoding 50S ribosomal protein L15: MKLHDLKPAPGSNDKSKRVGRGHGSGKGKTSGRGMMGQNAREGAGPHRAFEGGQNEITKRMPFKRGVGFFNRYRIEYNVFNVGDLAESQHDEITPDLLLKARLVKNLKKPIKILGDGEVTRPLKITAHKFSASARQKIEAAGGTVTELGAPVVKRLPRRGRF, translated from the coding sequence ATGAAACTGCATGATTTAAAGCCTGCGCCTGGCTCGAACGATAAAAGCAAGCGCGTCGGACGCGGGCACGGCTCGGGCAAGGGCAAGACCTCCGGGCGCGGTATGATGGGCCAGAACGCACGCGAGGGCGCCGGGCCGCACCGCGCGTTTGAAGGCGGTCAGAACGAGATCACCAAGCGCATGCCGTTCAAGCGCGGCGTTGGTTTCTTCAACCGCTACCGCATCGAGTACAACGTGTTCAACGTCGGCGATCTGGCCGAGTCGCAGCACGATGAGATTACGCCGGATCTGCTGCTGAAGGCGCGGCTGGTCAAGAACTTGAAGAAGCCGATCAAGATCCTGGGCGATGGCGAAGTCACCCGCCCGCTCAAGATCACGGCGCATAAGTTCTCTGCCAGCGCCCGCCAGAAGATCGAGGCGGCTGGGGGTACGGTGACTGAACTCGGAGCGCCGGTTGTCAAGCGCTTACCGCGCCGAGGACGGTTCTAA
- the secY gene encoding preprotein translocase subunit SecY: MLQAVRRSWQIADLRAKILFTLGILAIYRVIAHVPVPYTNSEGIQQLLNDNALLGILNLFSGGALQNFSVAAMGVYPYITASIIVQLLQPLIPALEEWAKEGEAGRNRIQRLSYYLTVPLALLQAYGQTLTIARGSQGGGGLFEQGFDFSITQNFLPTFTIILTMTAGTMLLIWMGELIDEKGIGNGISMLIFGGIVANLYGYVYQFIQGGAVGNNIFGFVAFLLITLLTIFLIVVVQEGVRRIPVEYQRRVRGNKVYGGQRTHIPMKVNMAGMIPLIFAQSLLLFPGTVASYFCNLSLKPEEYTFGDTIACGIMNTLSPQAATSSIVYSILLFLMVVGFTYFYTVVLFAQQNLPESLKNNGGFIPGIRPGKATEVYLGRVLNRITLAGAIFLGAVAVLPYLTAGLTGVANVGVSSTALLIVVGVAVDTMRQLEAQLMMRNYEGYLSS, encoded by the coding sequence ATGCTACAGGCTGTTCGAAGATCATGGCAGATCGCCGATCTGCGAGCCAAAATCCTATTCACGCTGGGGATACTGGCGATCTACCGCGTGATCGCGCACGTTCCGGTTCCGTACACGAACTCGGAAGGCATCCAGCAGTTGCTCAACGACAATGCGCTGCTCGGCATTCTTAACCTTTTTTCGGGCGGCGCGCTACAAAACTTTTCGGTTGCCGCGATGGGTGTGTATCCCTACATTACGGCATCGATTATCGTACAGCTTTTGCAGCCGCTCATCCCCGCGTTGGAAGAATGGGCCAAGGAGGGCGAGGCAGGCCGCAACAGGATTCAGCGGTTGAGCTACTACCTGACGGTGCCGCTGGCGCTGCTCCAGGCGTACGGTCAGACATTGACGATCGCGCGCGGCAGCCAGGGCGGCGGCGGCTTGTTCGAGCAAGGCTTCGACTTCAGCATCACCCAAAACTTCCTGCCGACCTTCACGATCATCCTGACGATGACGGCGGGCACGATGCTGCTGATCTGGATGGGCGAGCTGATCGACGAGAAGGGGATCGGCAACGGTATCTCGATGCTGATCTTCGGCGGAATCGTTGCGAACCTGTATGGATATGTGTACCAGTTCATCCAGGGTGGCGCGGTTGGAAACAATATCTTCGGCTTTGTCGCGTTCCTGCTGATCACGTTGCTGACGATCTTCTTGATTGTGGTCGTGCAAGAGGGCGTGCGACGTATTCCGGTCGAGTATCAGCGGCGTGTGCGCGGCAATAAGGTGTACGGCGGTCAGCGCACGCATATTCCGATGAAGGTCAACATGGCCGGGATGATCCCGCTGATCTTCGCCCAGTCGCTGCTGCTGTTCCCCGGCACGGTCGCCTCGTATTTCTGTAACCTTAGTCTTAAGCCTGAGGAATACACGTTCGGCGATACGATTGCCTGTGGGATCATGAATACGCTCAGCCCGCAGGCAGCCACCAGCAGTATCGTTTACTCGATCTTGCTCTTCTTGATGGTGGTCGGATTTACCTACTTCTACACCGTCGTGCTGTTCGCGCAGCAGAACTTGCCCGAGTCGCTCAAGAATAACGGCGGCTTTATCCCCGGCATTCGTCCCGGCAAGGCCACCGAGGTCTATCTAGGGCGCGTGCTGAATCGGATTACCCTGGCGGGCGCGATCTTCCTGGGTGCCGTCGCGGTGCTGCCCTATCTTACGGCGGGGCTGACCGGCGTTGCCAATGTCGGTGTCAGCTCAACCGCGCTCCTGATTGTGGTCGGTGTGGCCGTCGATACGATGCGACAGCTGGAAGCGCAGTTGATGATGCGCAATTACGAAGGGTACCTGAGCAGCTAG
- the rplR gene encoding 50S ribosomal protein L18, producing MAQINRREQRAKRQRRIRSKINGTAQRPRLNVFRSNMHIYAQVIDDVRQHTLVAASTVDASMRSLLSDNNKVEEAKLVGRLIAERAQAAGIKQVVFDRGGYLYHGRIKALADAAREAGLEF from the coding sequence ATGGCACAGATTAATCGGCGGGAACAGCGGGCCAAGCGCCAGCGCCGCATCCGTTCAAAGATCAACGGAACGGCACAGCGCCCACGCCTGAATGTATTCCGCAGCAATATGCATATCTACGCACAGGTCATCGACGATGTGCGTCAGCACACACTGGTTGCCGCTTCGACGGTGGACGCTTCGATGCGGTCACTGCTGAGCGACAACAACAAGGTCGAAGAGGCGAAGCTGGTTGGGCGGCTGATCGCAGAGCGCGCGCAGGCTGCCGGGATCAAGCAGGTGGTTTTCGACCGAGGCGGCTACCTGTATCACGGTCGCATCAAGGCGCTCGCCGATGCAGCCCGCGAGGCTGGACTGGAATTTTAG
- the rplP gene encoding 50S ribosomal protein L16 has protein sequence MLMPKRMKYRKMHRGVQKRTKISGRGTTVAFGDFGLMAVEQAWIDSRQIEAARRAITHYVKRGGKVWIRIFPDKPITQKPAETRMGSGKGAVEYYVAVVKPGRVMFELGGVREDVATAALQRAAQKLPIKCKIIAKETAGEVPHDEGE, from the coding sequence ATGTTGATGCCAAAGCGGATGAAGTACCGCAAGATGCACCGAGGCGTGCAAAAGCGCACCAAGATTTCGGGGCGCGGCACGACGGTGGCTTTCGGCGACTTCGGGCTCATGGCGGTAGAGCAGGCGTGGATCGATAGCCGCCAGATCGAGGCGGCGCGTCGTGCGATCACGCATTACGTGAAGCGCGGTGGTAAGGTGTGGATTCGCATCTTCCCCGATAAGCCGATCACGCAGAAGCCTGCCGAGACGCGCATGGGTTCGGGTAAGGGCGCGGTGGAGTACTATGTCGCCGTCGTCAAGCCGGGCCGCGTGATGTTTGAGCTAGGCGGTGTCCGCGAGGATGTCGCTACGGCGGCCTTGCAGCGCGCGGCGCAGAAGCTGCCGATCAAGTGCAAGATCATCGCGAAGGAGACGGCAGGGGAGGTTCCGCACGATGAAGGTGAATGA
- the rplN gene encoding 50S ribosomal protein L14 has translation MIQPQTRLKVADNTGAKEIMCIRVLGGSKVKSGSVGDIIIASVKDAAPGGNAKKGEVVRAVIVRVSKEYGRPDGSHIRFDDNAAVLIRQDGNPRGTRIFGPVARELRDRQFMKIVSLAPETL, from the coding sequence GTGATTCAGCCACAGACTCGTTTGAAGGTGGCCGACAACACCGGTGCCAAAGAGATTATGTGTATTCGCGTGCTGGGTGGATCGAAGGTGAAGTCCGGCTCAGTCGGGGATATCATCATCGCGTCGGTCAAGGATGCGGCACCCGGCGGCAACGCGAAAAAGGGCGAGGTTGTGCGGGCCGTGATCGTGCGCGTGTCGAAGGAATATGGTCGGCCCGACGGCTCACATATTCGCTTCGATGATAACGCGGCGGTCTTGATCCGGCAGGACGGCAACCCGCGCGGCACCCGCATCTTCGGGCCAGTTGCCCGCGAGCTACGCGACCGGCAGTTCATGAAGATCGTGTCGCTCGCGCCCGAAACGCTGTAA
- a CDS encoding type Z 30S ribosomal protein S14, with protein sequence MARKALIVKSQQTPKYAVRQRNRCNRCGRSRAVYRKFALCRICLREMALRGLIPGMTKSSW encoded by the coding sequence TTGGCTCGCAAAGCGTTAATCGTCAAGTCCCAGCAGACTCCGAAGTACGCCGTGCGCCAGCGCAATCGGTGCAATCGGTGTGGTCGTTCGCGTGCAGTGTATCGAAAGTTCGCTCTCTGCCGTATTTGCCTTCGTGAGATGGCCCTGCGCGGCCTGATTCCGGGCATGACGAAGTCGAGCTGGTAA
- the rplW gene encoding 50S ribosomal protein L23, whose translation MNAHKIIIRPVITEKNTRFNEIGKYTFEVARETNKIEVKKAIEEIFGVTVKDVNIVNVRGKLKRRRTRHGITQGFTRDWKKAIVTLAPDSKPIEIFEGV comes from the coding sequence ATGAACGCCCATAAGATTATTATTCGCCCCGTGATCACCGAGAAGAACACGCGCTTCAACGAGATTGGCAAGTATACCTTTGAGGTCGCGCGCGAGACGAACAAGATCGAAGTCAAGAAGGCGATCGAGGAAATCTTCGGCGTCACCGTCAAAGACGTAAACATTGTCAACGTACGGGGCAAGCTCAAGCGCCGCCGCACCCGCCACGGCATTACTCAAGGCTTTACGCGGGATTGGAAGAAGGCGATTGTGACGCTCGCGCCCGACAGCAAGCCAATTGAAATCTTCGAAGGGGTCTAA